One window from the genome of Metabacillus flavus encodes:
- a CDS encoding carbamoyl phosphate synthase small subunit: protein MKRLLILEDGTVFTGKGFGSERESIGEIVFNTGMTGYQEILSDPSYCGQIVTMTYPLIGNYGINRDDFETITPFTGGFIVKEHAVHPSNWRSEYSLDEYLKMKNIPGLSGIDTRKLTRIIRSHGTLKGALCSGESDPQAILEKLRAVRLPVNQVERVSAKTPYASPGRGRRVVLVDYGMKHGILRELNKRHCDVVVVPFDASAEEILQLNPDGLMLSNGPGDPKDVPEGIEMIRGVLGKVPLFGICLGHQLFALACGADTEKMKFGHRGSNHPVKDLETGKVAITSQNHGYTVRESSLGQTELSVTHIALNDRTIEGLKHNQHAAFTVQYHPEASPGPEDANGLFDQFMELIETAGKAGNKLCQNV, encoded by the coding sequence ATGAAGCGATTGCTTATACTTGAAGATGGAACGGTTTTTACAGGAAAAGGCTTTGGAAGCGAACGGGAATCAATTGGAGAAATCGTGTTCAACACCGGAATGACCGGTTATCAGGAGATTCTGTCTGACCCATCCTATTGCGGTCAGATTGTAACGATGACCTACCCCCTGATTGGTAATTACGGAATCAACCGAGATGATTTTGAAACCATTACTCCATTTACCGGAGGATTCATTGTGAAAGAGCATGCGGTCCATCCGTCTAACTGGAGAAGCGAATATTCGCTTGATGAATACTTGAAGATGAAAAATATTCCCGGCCTTTCCGGAATTGATACAAGAAAGCTGACAAGAATCATCCGCAGTCACGGCACACTGAAAGGCGCGCTTTGCTCAGGCGAATCCGATCCTCAAGCAATTTTAGAGAAGCTAAGAGCTGTACGCCTCCCCGTGAACCAGGTGGAAAGAGTATCAGCGAAAACGCCTTACGCAAGCCCGGGCAGAGGAAGAAGAGTCGTGCTTGTCGATTATGGCATGAAGCACGGCATCTTAAGAGAATTGAACAAAAGGCATTGCGATGTGGTGGTTGTGCCATTTGATGCATCTGCAGAAGAGATCCTTCAGCTGAATCCAGATGGCCTTATGCTTTCAAACGGCCCTGGTGATCCAAAGGATGTACCGGAAGGCATTGAAATGATCAGGGGTGTTCTGGGGAAAGTCCCTTTATTCGGAATTTGCCTCGGTCATCAGCTTTTTGCTCTGGCATGCGGAGCGGATACCGAAAAAATGAAATTCGGACACAGGGGCTCCAATCACCCGGTAAAGGATCTGGAAACCGGTAAAGTAGCCATCACTTCTCAAAACCATGGCTACACAGTCAGAGAAAGTTCACTCGGACAAACGGAATTATCTGTTACTCATATAGCTTTAAACGACCGCACAATTGAAGGCTTGAAGCATAATCAGCACGCTGCCTTTACGGTGCAGTATCACCCGGAGGCATCACCGGGACCAGAAGATGCGAACGGGTTGTTTGACCAATTCATGGAACTGATTGAAACTGCAGGAAAGGCAGGGAACAAACTATGCCAAAACGTGTAG
- a CDS encoding dihydroorotase translates to MSYILKQANMFNSEGQFHIQDVLIEEGKIAKIADSIQMDGKETIDASGHIVSAGFVDVHVHLREPGGEHKETIETGTKAAAKGGFTTIAAMPNTRPVPDHKEQMEALMEKIRENATVRVLPYASITERQAGKKLTSFTELKAAGAFALTDDGVGVQEAGMMLQAMKEAAAAGMSIVAHCEDNSLINKGSVHEGIFSEKFQINGIPSVCESVHIARDILLAEAAGCHYHVCHISTKESVRTVRDAKRAGINVTAEVTPHHLILCDEDIPGLDPNFKMNPPLRGKEDRQALIEGLLEGTIDFIATDHAPHTAEEKAEGMKLAPFGITGLETAFPLLYTNLVKTGMATLQQLLNWLTILPSETFGLPYGTLKEGAPADLVMINISDERQIDPETFVSKGKNTPFAGWSCTGWPVLTIANGNLVFDERGVRA, encoded by the coding sequence ATGTCTTATATTCTTAAACAGGCAAACATGTTTAACAGCGAAGGCCAATTTCATATACAGGATGTTCTAATTGAAGAAGGAAAGATTGCAAAAATAGCTGATTCCATTCAAATGGATGGGAAAGAAACGATCGATGCTTCCGGTCATATAGTGTCAGCGGGCTTTGTTGATGTACACGTTCATTTGAGAGAGCCGGGAGGAGAGCACAAAGAAACGATTGAGACAGGAACAAAAGCAGCGGCAAAAGGCGGTTTTACAACGATAGCTGCGATGCCCAATACTCGCCCCGTACCTGATCATAAAGAACAAATGGAAGCTTTGATGGAGAAAATCCGCGAGAATGCAACTGTAAGAGTTCTGCCTTACGCATCAATTACTGAAAGACAGGCTGGAAAAAAATTAACCAGCTTTACAGAATTAAAAGCAGCAGGCGCTTTTGCCCTGACTGATGACGGCGTAGGAGTTCAGGAAGCAGGAATGATGCTGCAGGCGATGAAAGAGGCGGCTGCAGCTGGGATGAGCATTGTAGCACACTGTGAAGACAATTCACTCATTAATAAAGGATCTGTTCATGAAGGCATTTTTTCCGAAAAATTTCAGATAAACGGAATTCCATCCGTTTGTGAATCTGTACATATTGCAAGAGATATTCTGCTCGCTGAAGCAGCAGGCTGCCATTATCACGTATGCCATATCAGCACGAAGGAATCTGTGCGCACGGTGAGAGACGCGAAGAGGGCCGGCATTAATGTAACGGCAGAGGTAACGCCTCATCATTTAATTTTATGCGATGAAGATATTCCGGGTCTTGATCCGAATTTCAAAATGAATCCGCCGCTTAGGGGGAAAGAGGATCGCCAGGCCCTGATTGAAGGTCTGCTGGAGGGCACGATTGATTTTATTGCGACAGACCATGCTCCTCATACAGCTGAAGAAAAAGCGGAAGGAATGAAGCTCGCCCCCTTCGGAATTACAGGATTGGAAACGGCGTTCCCGCTCCTTTATACCAACCTTGTGAAAACGGGAATGGCAACGCTCCAACAGCTTTTGAACTGGCTCACCATCCTGCCGTCAGAAACGTTCGGATTGCCTTATGGCACCTTGAAGGAGGGGGCTCCTGCGGATCTGGTGATGATTAACATCTCTGACGAACGGCAAATTGATCCTGAAACCTTTGTTTCAAAGGGGAAAAATACACCATTTGCAGGATGGAGCTGCACAGGATGGCCGGTTCTGACCATTGCAAATGGAAACTTGGTATTCGATGAAAGGGGAGTCCGGGCATGA
- a CDS encoding solute carrier family 23 protein: MKENEKIVLDILDKPKPATWLTLSFQHLFAMFGATILVPFLVKMDPAVALISSGVGTLIFLLITKFQVPAYLGSSFAFIAPLISAQAGGGPGAAMVGSMLAGAVYAIVALIIKGTGHRWILRLLPPVVVGPVIIVIGLGLAGTAVGMATNNPAGEYSLLHFSAALITLAVTIICSIYFKGFFNLIPVLIGIFTGYLYALAIGIVDFSKVAQASWLQAPNFTIPFVDYQPQFSWQILLLMAPVALVTLSEHIGHQMVLSNVVGKDLVEKPGLHRSIMGDGLATFAAALIGGPPNTTYGENIGVLAITRVYSVYVLGGAAVLAITFGFIGKISALISSIPTPVMGGVSILLFGIIASSGLRMLVDSQIDLGDKRNLIISSVILVIGIGGAVIKIGQNFELHGMALAAIIGVVLNMVLPGREPDAENLFENETEKKSAVS, encoded by the coding sequence ATGAAAGAAAACGAAAAAATAGTTCTTGATATACTCGATAAACCAAAACCGGCCACTTGGCTGACTCTAAGCTTTCAGCATTTGTTTGCGATGTTTGGAGCCACCATCCTGGTTCCATTCCTTGTAAAAATGGATCCAGCCGTCGCACTGATTTCAAGCGGTGTTGGAACCTTGATCTTCCTGCTGATTACAAAATTTCAAGTTCCAGCTTATCTTGGATCTTCCTTTGCCTTTATTGCACCTCTCATATCGGCTCAAGCCGGGGGGGGACCTGGAGCAGCAATGGTGGGCAGTATGCTTGCCGGAGCTGTTTATGCGATTGTCGCCTTAATCATCAAAGGGACGGGGCACCGCTGGATTTTAAGATTGCTTCCGCCGGTGGTCGTCGGTCCGGTGATCATCGTAATCGGCCTGGGCCTTGCGGGGACAGCGGTCGGTATGGCCACTAATAACCCGGCAGGCGAGTATAGTCTGCTTCACTTCTCAGCCGCTCTCATTACACTCGCTGTTACCATTATTTGCTCGATTTACTTTAAAGGATTTTTCAATCTGATTCCGGTGCTGATCGGAATTTTCACTGGATACTTATATGCACTGGCAATCGGCATTGTAGATTTCAGCAAAGTGGCACAGGCAAGCTGGCTGCAGGCTCCGAATTTTACCATTCCATTTGTGGATTATCAGCCGCAGTTTTCATGGCAGATTCTTCTGCTGATGGCGCCTGTTGCTCTAGTCACGCTTTCTGAACATATTGGACATCAAATGGTCCTTAGCAACGTAGTAGGAAAAGATTTGGTGGAGAAGCCAGGGCTGCACAGATCAATCATGGGAGATGGTCTGGCTACCTTTGCCGCCGCCCTGATTGGAGGACCTCCGAACACGACATATGGTGAAAATATCGGAGTTTTGGCGATTACGAGGGTTTACAGCGTATATGTTCTCGGAGGTGCGGCTGTCCTTGCCATTACGTTCGGGTTTATCGGTAAAATTTCAGCCCTGATCAGTTCAATTCCCACTCCCGTTATGGGGGGCGTTTCCATCCTGCTTTTCGGAATTATCGCTTCATCCGGGCTGCGCATGCTGGTTGACAGCCAAATTGATCTGGGAGACAAACGGAATTTAATTATATCTTCTGTCATCCTTGTAATTGGAATCGGTGGAGCAGTAATAAAAATCGGCCAGAACTTTGAGCTTCACGGTATGGCGCTTGCGGCCATTATCGGTGTCGTCCTTAACATGGTTTTGCCTGGCAGAGAGCCTGACGCAGAAAACCTATTTGAAAACGAGACGGAAAAGAAATCGGCTGTCTCCTAA
- a CDS encoding aspartate carbamoyltransferase catalytic subunit — translation MKHLLTMSELAIDEINEIIHKAKCMKTGNLPVLKEESLFAANLFFEPSTRTRFSFEVAEKRLGLQVLNFQAESSSVQKGETLYDTVRTLEAIGADAVIIRHPMDRYFESLKDRIGIPILNAGDGCGNHPTQSLLDLMTIHEEFGRFKGLTVSIHGDIRHSRVARSNAETLARLGANVLFSGPPEWQDPQNAYGRCTSADEAIEESDVVMLLRIQHERHAASAAADTRSYLDRYGLTAEREKRMKDHGIIMHPAPINRGVEIESSLVECSRSRIFKQMENGVYVRMAVLERALESKMLKRGEDHHVLYS, via the coding sequence ATGAAGCATCTTTTAACCATGTCAGAGCTCGCAATTGATGAAATCAATGAAATTATTCATAAAGCTAAGTGCATGAAAACGGGGAATTTACCTGTGCTGAAAGAAGAATCCCTGTTTGCCGCAAACTTGTTTTTTGAACCGAGTACGAGAACCCGGTTCAGTTTTGAAGTAGCAGAAAAAAGACTGGGTCTTCAAGTGCTGAACTTCCAGGCAGAAAGCTCTAGTGTTCAAAAAGGAGAGACTCTTTACGACACAGTCCGGACTCTTGAGGCGATCGGAGCGGATGCAGTGATTATCAGACATCCGATGGACCGTTATTTTGAAAGCTTGAAAGACCGGATCGGCATTCCCATTCTGAACGCGGGGGACGGATGCGGAAATCATCCGACTCAGTCCCTGCTCGATCTGATGACTATCCATGAAGAGTTCGGAAGATTTAAAGGATTAACCGTCAGCATCCATGGAGATATCCGCCATAGCCGGGTGGCGCGGTCGAATGCCGAAACACTTGCGAGGCTTGGAGCTAATGTTCTTTTCTCAGGCCCGCCGGAATGGCAGGATCCGCAAAATGCGTACGGACGCTGCACCTCTGCAGATGAGGCGATTGAGGAATCGGATGTTGTGATGCTCCTTAGAATCCAGCATGAGCGTCATGCAGCCTCCGCCGCGGCCGATACTCGATCCTACCTGGATAGATACGGCTTAACAGCTGAAAGAGAAAAAAGAATGAAGGATCACGGAATCATTATGCATCCAGCCCCTATTAACCGGGGTGTTGAAATAGAAAGCAGTCTGGTGGAGTGCAGCCGCTCCAGGATTTTTAAACAGATGGAAAACGGAGTATATGTAAGGATGGCCGTTCTTGAAAGAGCGCTTGAATCCAAAATGCTGAAAAGAGGAGAGGATCACCATGTCTTATATTCTTAA
- the pyrR gene encoding bifunctional pyr operon transcriptional regulator/uracil phosphoribosyltransferase PyrR gives MSKKAVVLDEQAIRRALTRIAHEIIERNKGIDDCLLIGIKTRGIYIANRLADKIRQIEGKDIPIGELDITLYRDDLTKKTSSQEPLVRGSDIPQSIHDKKVILVDDVLYTGRTVRAAMDALVDIGRPAAIQLAVLVDRGHRELPIRADFVGKNIPTSSLEKIVVEMAEVDEFDQVSIFEKNS, from the coding sequence ATGTCAAAAAAAGCAGTCGTATTGGATGAACAGGCAATCAGGAGGGCGTTAACTCGAATTGCCCATGAAATTATTGAACGCAACAAAGGAATTGATGACTGCCTGCTAATCGGGATTAAAACAAGGGGAATATATATTGCAAACAGGCTAGCAGATAAGATTCGCCAGATTGAAGGCAAGGATATACCAATCGGCGAACTTGATATTACTCTTTACCGGGATGACTTGACGAAGAAAACAAGCAGTCAGGAGCCGCTTGTCAGGGGATCGGATATTCCGCAGTCCATTCATGATAAGAAGGTCATTCTTGTTGATGATGTGCTGTATACGGGCAGAACCGTCCGTGCAGCCATGGATGCCCTGGTTGATATAGGCCGTCCGGCTGCGATTCAGCTTGCGGTTCTTGTGGACAGGGGCCATCGCGAGCTTCCCATTCGAGCTGACTTTGTCGGGAAAAACATTCCGACTTCAAGTTTAGAGAAGATTGTCGTTGAGATGGCAGAAGTTGATGAGTTCGATCAGGTCTCCATTTTTGAAAAAAATAGCTAA